Proteins encoded by one window of Porphyrobacter sp. YT40:
- a CDS encoding phosphoserine transaminase translates to MTDYVRGLAHEPVLKPERPFFSSGPTAKFPGWSLDKLKTESLGRSHRSALGKARLKYAIDLSRELLGIPDDYLVGIMPASDTGAIEAAMWAMLDPARPVTVAAWESFGNIWIQDAVKQLKLPNLQVLTADYGEIPDLTTIPQRNDVVFTWNGTTSGAKIPNTDWLEPGREGITINDATSAIFAMEMDWSKLDATTYSWQKVMGSEAQHGMLILSPKAVARIESYDPPWPMPKLFRMKKGDKINAGIFAGETINTPSMLATEDYIAALEWAKSIGGRKALIARADANAQIVKDWIEATPWLRNMASDPAQQTNTGVCMVFQGDWYDSLSADDKAAVPKKIVKLLEERNVGFDFNGYRDAPPSLRIWCGSTVEQEDVKRLLPWIEWAYEKVKNG, encoded by the coding sequence ATGACTGACTACGTCCGCGGGCTCGCGCATGAGCCTGTGCTGAAGCCTGAGCGCCCCTTCTTTTCCTCGGGTCCCACGGCAAAATTCCCCGGCTGGTCGCTGGACAAGCTCAAAACCGAATCGCTTGGCCGCTCGCACCGTTCGGCGCTGGGCAAGGCGCGCTTGAAGTACGCGATCGACCTGTCGCGCGAACTGCTCGGCATCCCTGACGATTACCTTGTTGGCATCATGCCCGCGTCGGACACCGGCGCGATCGAGGCGGCCATGTGGGCGATGCTCGATCCCGCGCGCCCGGTGACGGTCGCGGCGTGGGAGAGCTTCGGCAATATCTGGATTCAGGACGCGGTGAAGCAGCTCAAGCTGCCCAACCTGCAGGTGCTGACAGCCGATTACGGCGAGATCCCCGATCTCACCACCATCCCACAGCGCAATGATGTCGTCTTCACCTGGAACGGCACCACCTCGGGCGCGAAAATCCCGAACACCGACTGGCTCGAGCCGGGCCGCGAGGGGATCACCATCAACGACGCCACCAGCGCGATCTTTGCGATGGAGATGGATTGGTCGAAGCTCGATGCGACGACCTATTCCTGGCAGAAGGTGATGGGCAGCGAAGCGCAGCACGGGATGCTGATCTTGAGCCCCAAGGCCGTCGCCCGGATCGAAAGCTACGATCCGCCCTGGCCGATGCCCAAGCTGTTCCGGATGAAGAAGGGCGACAAGATCAACGCCGGCATTTTCGCGGGCGAGACGATCAACACGCCTTCGATGCTGGCGACCGAGGATTACATCGCCGCGCTGGAATGGGCCAAGTCGATCGGCGGCCGCAAGGCGCTGATCGCGCGGGCCGATGCCAATGCGCAGATCGTCAAGGACTGGATCGAGGCCACCCCGTGGCTGCGGAACATGGCGTCCGATCCGGCGCAGCAGACCAACACCGGCGTGTGCATGGTGTTTCAGGGCGACTGGTACGACAGCCTCTCGGCGGACGACAAGGCCGCCGTGCCCAAGAAGATCGTCAAGCTGCTCGAAGAACGCAATGTCGGCTTCGATTTCAACGGCTACCGCGATGCGCCGCCATCTTTACGCATCTGGTGCGGTTCGACCGTCGAGCAGGAGGACGTCAAGCGCCTGCTGCCGTGGATCGAATGGGCCTACGAGAAGGTCAAGAACGGCTGA
- a CDS encoding alpha/beta hydrolase: MNTAAKTLTILAAAAVLATPILAQQRRGGGSERLPEQCRAEIVQLCGSDRSQMRTCLREKAAELSDGCRTALRERMGGREGAAGRRAGAAAASTAPAPQLLAYGSDPLQGLDLWVPEGTEPAPLVLFVHGGGWKRGSKDNAMGRAMPAHMMEQGYAFASIDYRLVPAATVEQQAADVAAALAYLLKRADELGIDRSRVVLTGHSAGAHLVALVGTDERYLKAAGLSFADIDGVMPNDGAAYDVAAQMKQAGPMMKGTYEQAFGTDPARQKALSPTAHATAPNAPAFLLIHVQREDGVAQNKALAEALRRAGTAVEIGSFPGDGLRGHAEINRKLGEPDYPATPVMDAWLAKVFGA; this comes from the coding sequence ATGAACACCGCCGCCAAGACCCTCACCATCCTTGCCGCCGCAGCGGTGCTCGCCACCCCGATCCTCGCCCAGCAGCGGCGCGGCGGCGGGAGCGAGCGCTTGCCTGAGCAGTGCCGCGCCGAGATCGTGCAGCTTTGCGGAAGCGACCGCAGCCAGATGCGCACGTGTCTGCGAGAGAAGGCCGCCGAGCTATCCGACGGGTGCCGCACTGCCTTGCGCGAGCGGATGGGCGGGCGTGAGGGTGCCGCCGGACGCCGCGCCGGAGCCGCCGCCGCCAGCACCGCGCCCGCGCCGCAGTTGCTCGCCTATGGCAGCGATCCCTTGCAGGGGCTCGACCTATGGGTGCCCGAGGGCACCGAGCCCGCGCCGCTCGTCCTGTTCGTCCACGGCGGCGGGTGGAAGCGCGGGTCGAAGGACAACGCGATGGGCCGCGCGATGCCCGCGCACATGATGGAACAGGGCTATGCCTTCGCCTCGATCGACTATCGGCTGGTGCCCGCCGCCACGGTGGAGCAGCAGGCGGCGGATGTCGCCGCGGCGCTCGCCTATCTGCTGAAACGGGCGGATGAACTGGGGATCGACCGCAGCCGCGTCGTGCTGACAGGGCATTCCGCCGGCGCGCATCTGGTGGCGCTGGTGGGGACGGACGAGCGGTATCTGAAGGCGGCGGGCCTCTCCTTCGCCGATATCGACGGGGTGATGCCCAATGACGGTGCGGCCTATGACGTGGCGGCGCAGATGAAGCAGGCCGGGCCGATGATGAAGGGTACTTACGAACAGGCCTTCGGCACCGATCCCGCGCGCCAGAAAGCGCTCTCGCCCACCGCCCACGCCACTGCGCCCAATGCCCCCGCCTTCCTGCTGATCCACGTCCAGCGCGAAGACGGCGTGGCGCAGAACAAGGCGCTTGCCGAAGCTTTGCGGCGCGCTGGAACGGCGGTCGAGATCGGCAGCTTCCCCGGCGATGGCCTGCGCGGCCACGCCGAGATCAACCGGAAGCTCGGCGAGCCCGACTACCCGGCAACCCCGGTGATGGATGCCTGGCTGGCGAAAGTGTTCGGCGCGTGA
- a CDS encoding PadR family transcriptional regulator — protein MTWNRYGRGGGWEKFAETMAMMAMQNAGNMNFGPGMKARWQFDSDETEGEREERGPGRRGRRGRMFAQGELRLALLALIAEQPSHGYELIKQIEEMTGGAYAPSPGAVYPTLQLLEDEGAIEEAEAEGAKKPFAATRQGRDELDSRKDEVEGLMRRLGRHGERTTTVRSHDVFRAMGNLGSVLKNRARAGKLDEATINQIVDMIDEMAKRIERL, from the coding sequence ATGACCTGGAACAGATATGGCCGCGGCGGCGGCTGGGAGAAATTCGCCGAGACCATGGCGATGATGGCGATGCAGAACGCCGGGAACATGAACTTCGGCCCCGGCATGAAGGCGCGCTGGCAGTTCGACAGCGACGAGACCGAGGGCGAACGCGAGGAGCGCGGGCCCGGACGCCGAGGTCGTCGCGGGCGGATGTTTGCGCAGGGCGAATTGCGCCTCGCGCTGCTGGCGCTGATCGCCGAGCAGCCCAGCCACGGCTATGAACTCATCAAGCAGATCGAGGAAATGACCGGCGGCGCCTATGCCCCGAGCCCGGGCGCGGTCTATCCGACGCTGCAACTGCTCGAGGATGAAGGGGCGATCGAGGAAGCCGAGGCCGAAGGTGCGAAAAAGCCCTTCGCCGCGACTCGTCAAGGCCGCGACGAGCTCGACAGCCGCAAGGACGAGGTCGAAGGCCTGATGCGCCGGCTCGGTCGCCACGGCGAGCGCACCACCACCGTCCGCTCGCACGACGTGTTCCGGGCGATGGGCAACCTCGGCTCGGTGCTCAAGAACCGCGCGCGGGCGGGCAAGCTCGACGAGGCGACCATCAACCAGATCGTCGACATGATCGACGAAATGGCCAAGCGCATCGAGCGCCTGTGA
- a CDS encoding MarR family transcriptional regulator, producing the protein MLTNTTTQADFTYDIADDGAGLPARAAIFGEDEGLRRQIAADLGGAGFRAIDGGGLRALLEGPIAMLGDVVVVDCPVLGNRGIDGMMLAGLARLDMRVARSGAKLIVATNMAGLDDVFAVLDQSNPQILVSPSRAERVIAVGRVMGEAGAARLREMGEEDRVALLRLSQQVEAIAHSLDRMGHGPAVAPAAASDRTLGEMKRDYRGPEGGLVAGFGSARPADHGSGPALPDPQVVRQIIAGRQARSRFFDAALFGDPAWDMLLDLTAAHGEGTQVSVTSLCIAAGVPATTALRWLSQMVESGIFIRVPDPADRRRAFIALSDKAIAAMSAYFASLRAPILQAA; encoded by the coding sequence ATGCTGACCAACACGACCACGCAAGCGGATTTCACTTACGATATCGCCGATGACGGTGCCGGGCTCCCCGCCCGCGCGGCGATTTTCGGCGAGGATGAAGGCCTGCGTCGCCAGATCGCCGCCGATCTGGGCGGGGCGGGGTTCCGGGCGATCGACGGCGGCGGCTTGCGCGCGCTGCTCGAAGGGCCGATCGCGATGCTGGGCGATGTGGTGGTGGTCGATTGCCCCGTCCTTGGCAATCGCGGGATCGACGGGATGATGCTCGCAGGCCTCGCGCGGCTCGATATGCGGGTGGCGCGCTCGGGCGCGAAGCTGATCGTGGCGACCAATATGGCGGGGCTCGACGATGTGTTTGCTGTGCTCGACCAGTCCAATCCCCAGATTCTCGTAAGCCCCAGCCGCGCCGAACGCGTGATCGCGGTCGGCCGGGTGATGGGCGAAGCGGGCGCGGCACGGCTGCGCGAAATGGGCGAGGAAGACCGGGTGGCGCTGCTGCGCCTGTCGCAGCAGGTCGAGGCGATTGCCCATTCGCTCGACCGGATGGGACATGGGCCTGCCGTTGCACCGGCCGCCGCATCCGATCGCACGCTCGGGGAGATGAAGCGCGATTATCGCGGGCCCGAAGGCGGGCTGGTGGCAGGCTTCGGCAGCGCGCGTCCGGCCGATCACGGCTCCGGCCCCGCGCTTCCCGATCCGCAGGTTGTGCGTCAGATCATCGCGGGGCGTCAGGCTCGCAGCCGGTTCTTCGATGCCGCGCTGTTCGGGGATCCGGCATGGGACATGCTGCTGGATCTTACCGCAGCGCATGGGGAGGGCACGCAGGTCTCGGTCACCTCGCTGTGCATTGCCGCCGGCGTTCCCGCCACCACCGCGCTGCGCTGGCTGAGCCAGATGGTGGAGAGCGGGATCTTCATTCGCGTGCCCGACCCGGCCGACCGCCGCCGCGCCTTCATCGCGCTGAGTGACAAGGCGATTGCGGCGATGTCGGCCTATTTCGCCAGCCTGCGCGCGCCAATATTGCAGGCGGCCTAG
- a CDS encoding glycosyltransferase family 1 protein, translating to MDVSDLRIALFSGNYNYTRDGANQALNRLVGSLLGRGAKVRVYSPKVANPDFPATGDLVGLPNIPMPVKGRGEYRMPTHLGAAVKRDLEGFAPDIVHLSSPDPAAHAALRWARAHDMPVLASVHTRFETYPRYYNMAFLEPLIIKGLKRFYNRCDALVAPSQSMIDELRAMGMHTRIGLWSRGVDRTIFSSARRDPEWRRSLGLTDDDVAIVFLGRLVMEKGLDVFAETIRRLREQGAGHKVLVIGDGPARGWFEANLPDGAIFAGFKTGEGLGQALASGDVFFNPSVTETFGNVTLEAMASGLPVVAAGATGSASLVADGVTGQLVAPTGNLKTDAAAFAAALAPYCADPALRAAHGAAGETRACEYSWEAINAVVADTYVDLVRERRGGRA from the coding sequence ATGGACGTATCCGATCTTCGCATTGCCCTGTTCAGCGGCAACTACAATTACACCCGCGACGGGGCCAATCAGGCGCTCAATCGCCTTGTCGGCTCGCTGCTCGGGCGCGGCGCGAAGGTGCGCGTCTATTCGCCCAAGGTCGCCAATCCCGATTTTCCCGCGACCGGCGATCTTGTCGGCCTGCCCAATATACCGATGCCGGTGAAGGGGCGCGGGGAATACCGGATGCCGACCCATCTGGGCGCTGCGGTGAAGCGCGATCTGGAAGGCTTCGCGCCCGATATCGTCCACCTCTCCTCCCCCGATCCCGCTGCGCACGCCGCGCTGCGCTGGGCGCGGGCGCACGATATGCCGGTGCTCGCCAGCGTCCACACCCGGTTCGAAACCTATCCGCGCTATTACAACATGGCCTTTCTCGAACCGCTGATCATCAAGGGGCTGAAGCGCTTCTACAATCGCTGCGATGCGCTGGTGGCGCCCTCGCAATCGATGATCGACGAGTTGCGGGCGATGGGGATGCACACCCGCATCGGGCTGTGGAGCCGAGGAGTCGACCGCACGATCTTCTCCTCCGCGCGGCGCGATCCCGAATGGCGGCGCAGCCTCGGGCTTACGGATGACGACGTCGCCATCGTCTTCCTCGGGCGGCTGGTGATGGAAAAGGGGCTCGACGTCTTTGCCGAAACCATCCGCCGGTTGCGCGAGCAGGGCGCAGGCCACAAGGTGCTGGTGATCGGCGATGGCCCGGCGCGCGGGTGGTTCGAGGCGAACCTGCCTGACGGCGCAATCTTTGCCGGGTTCAAGACCGGCGAGGGTCTCGGCCAAGCGCTCGCCAGCGGGGACGTGTTCTTCAACCCGAGCGTGACCGAGACCTTCGGCAATGTCACCCTGGAAGCGATGGCGAGCGGGCTTCCGGTGGTCGCCGCCGGGGCGACCGGCAGCGCCAGCCTCGTGGCGGACGGGGTAACGGGGCAGCTGGTCGCGCCCACGGGCAACCTCAAGACCGATGCCGCCGCCTTCGCCGCCGCCCTCGCCCCCTATTGCGCCGACCCGGCCCTGCGCGCCGCCCACGGCGCGGCAGGCGAGACGCGCGCCTGCGAATACAGCTGGGAAGCCATCAACGCGGTCGTCGCAGATACCTATGTCGATCTGGTCAGGGAACGGCGAGGTGGGCGCGCCTGA
- a CDS encoding L,D-transpeptidase family protein, with protein sequence MKRLTLLSLLALAACASPPPRQAENPSPQPSLAREAARIIPERRFAALDYLIVDKSERMMIGYAGGQPVRVWRGLQFGDAPRGHKRFEGDERTPEGRYVIEGRNPASAYHLSLKISYPNAADRAFARSQGRSPGGDIYLHGQPNGLPAGRVPGDWTDGCIALSNAEIEELWRIVPDGTVIEIRP encoded by the coding sequence GTGAAGCGCCTCACCCTCCTGTCTCTGCTCGCCCTTGCGGCCTGTGCCAGTCCGCCGCCCCGGCAGGCCGAGAACCCATCGCCCCAGCCCTCGCTCGCGCGCGAGGCGGCGCGGATCATTCCCGAGCGGCGGTTTGCTGCGCTCGATTACCTGATCGTCGACAAGTCCGAACGCATGATGATCGGTTATGCTGGGGGCCAGCCGGTCAGGGTCTGGCGGGGGCTGCAATTCGGCGATGCGCCGCGGGGCCACAAGCGCTTCGAGGGCGACGAGCGCACGCCCGAGGGGCGCTATGTGATCGAGGGCCGCAATCCGGCGAGCGCCTATCACCTGAGCCTCAAGATATCCTACCCCAACGCCGCCGACCGCGCCTTTGCCCGGTCGCAGGGCCGCTCGCCGGGGGGTGACATTTATCTCCACGGCCAACCAAACGGATTGCCCGCAGGCCGCGTTCCGGGCGACTGGACCGATGGTTGCATCGCCCTCTCCAACGCCGAAATCGAAGAGCTGTGGCGCATCGTTCCCGACGGGACCGTGATCGAGATTCGCCCGTAA
- a CDS encoding ATP phosphoribosyltransferase regulatory subunit, with translation MTQPNDLLPEGLEDRLPAEAARITAAMRACLDVLDAHGYDRVRPPLLEFEASLAGRMAGVTVGETSTMFRFVDPASLRTLALRSDMTPQVGRIAATSLSAAPRPLRLAYCGDTVVIKASQLDPARERLQLGAELIGSDSVAAASEAVMLAIEAMKAAGLTGISVDMTLPDLVDTLAEKAFPLAPDRREAVRRELDTKDAGGLRSAGGSAYLPLLYATGPFDSALAALRAVDAGGALKSRLDGLEQIAAAIGDAARITLDPTERHGFEYQTWFGFTLYAEGLRRAVGRGGTYRIAGSDEPATGFTLYLDRLAEGAPQPEAARTCYLPLGHDRAAAARLRSEGWRTVAQLAEGEDAKALGCGWVLDGSEPRKL, from the coding sequence ATGACCCAGCCCAACGACCTCCTCCCCGAAGGCCTCGAAGACCGTCTGCCTGCCGAGGCTGCGCGGATCACAGCCGCAATGCGTGCCTGTCTCGATGTGCTCGATGCGCATGGCTATGACCGCGTGCGCCCGCCGCTGCTCGAATTCGAGGCCTCGCTCGCGGGGCGCATGGCGGGGGTGACCGTGGGCGAGACCAGCACCATGTTCCGCTTCGTCGATCCGGCGAGCTTGCGCACCCTCGCGCTGCGCAGCGACATGACCCCGCAGGTAGGCCGCATCGCCGCCACCAGCCTTTCCGCTGCGCCGCGCCCGCTGAGGCTGGCCTATTGCGGCGACACCGTGGTGATCAAGGCAAGCCAGCTCGACCCCGCGCGTGAGCGGCTGCAACTGGGCGCGGAGCTGATCGGCAGCGATAGTGTCGCTGCGGCGAGCGAGGCGGTGATGCTGGCCATCGAGGCGATGAAGGCCGCCGGGCTCACCGGCATCTCGGTCGACATGACGCTTCCCGATCTGGTCGATACCCTCGCCGAAAAGGCCTTCCCCCTCGCGCCTGACAGACGCGAGGCGGTACGCCGCGAGCTCGACACCAAGGACGCGGGCGGATTGCGCAGCGCGGGCGGCAGCGCCTATCTGCCGCTGCTCTATGCCACCGGGCCCTTCGACAGCGCGCTCGCCGCGCTGCGGGCGGTGGACGCGGGCGGGGCGCTCAAGTCCCGGCTCGACGGGCTGGAGCAGATCGCGGCGGCGATCGGCGATGCCGCCCGCATTACCCTCGACCCGACCGAGCGCCACGGCTTCGAATACCAGACATGGTTCGGCTTCACCCTCTATGCCGAAGGCCTGCGCCGCGCCGTGGGGCGGGGCGGTACCTACCGCATCGCCGGAAGCGACGAGCCCGCCACCGGCTTCACCCTCTACCTCGACCGCTTGGCCGAGGGCGCGCCCCAGCCAGAAGCGGCGCGCACTTGCTACCTCCCGCTGGGCCACGACCGCGCGGCAGCGGCGCGGCTGCGCTCCGAAGGCTGGCGCACCGTCGCGCAGCTCGCCGAAGGTGAAGATGCCAAGGCGCTCGGCTGCGGCTGGGTGCTCGACGGCAGCGAACCGCGCAAACTCTGA
- a CDS encoding adenylosuccinate synthase — translation MANVTVIGAQWGDEGKGKIVDWLASRADAVVRFQGGHNAGHTLVIDGKTYKLSLLPSGIVSGTLSVIGNGVVLDPWALRDEVAKVEGQGVAITDENLAIADNCPLILPLHRDLDGLREQAAGKGKIGTTGRGIGPAYEDKVGRRAIRVCDLAHLDTLEPQLDRLCAHHDALRAGFGQPPVDRAQLLEDLREIAPFVLKFAQPVWKRLKKVRRAGAKILFEGAQGVLLDVDHGTYPFVTSSNTVSGTAASGSGLGPNSTGFVLGIVKAYTTRVGSGPFPTELEDEIGQGLGERGHEFGTVTGRKRRVGWFDAVLVRQSCAISGVTGIALTKIDVLDGMEKVKICTGYRLRGKVYDYLPSHAADQAACEPIYEEMPGWHESTAGARSYADLPAAAIKYIQRIQELIECPVALVSTSPERDDTILMRDPFVD, via the coding sequence ATGGCCAACGTCACCGTGATCGGCGCCCAGTGGGGCGATGAGGGCAAGGGCAAGATCGTCGACTGGCTCGCCAGCCGCGCCGACGCCGTGGTGCGCTTTCAGGGCGGGCACAATGCAGGCCATACCCTCGTAATCGACGGCAAGACCTACAAGCTCAGCCTGCTGCCCTCGGGCATTGTCTCGGGCACGCTGTCGGTGATCGGCAATGGCGTGGTGCTCGATCCCTGGGCGCTGCGCGACGAGGTCGCCAAGGTCGAAGGGCAGGGGGTTGCGATCACCGACGAGAACCTCGCCATCGCCGACAACTGCCCGCTGATCCTGCCGCTGCACCGCGACCTCGACGGACTGCGCGAGCAGGCGGCGGGGAAGGGCAAGATCGGCACCACCGGACGCGGGATCGGCCCGGCTTACGAGGACAAGGTCGGCCGCCGCGCGATCCGCGTGTGCGACCTTGCGCATCTCGACACGCTGGAGCCGCAGCTGGATCGCCTCTGCGCGCATCACGATGCGCTGCGCGCCGGTTTCGGCCAGCCGCCGGTCGACCGTGCCCAGCTGCTCGAAGACCTGCGCGAGATCGCGCCCTTCGTGCTCAAGTTCGCCCAGCCGGTGTGGAAGCGGTTGAAGAAGGTGCGCCGCGCGGGCGCGAAGATCCTGTTCGAGGGCGCGCAGGGCGTGCTGCTCGATGTCGATCACGGCACCTACCCCTTCGTCACCTCGTCCAACACGGTGAGCGGCACCGCCGCGTCCGGCAGCGGCCTCGGCCCCAATTCGACCGGTTTCGTGCTCGGGATCGTCAAGGCCTACACCACCCGCGTCGGCTCGGGCCCGTTCCCGACCGAGCTGGAGGATGAAATCGGGCAGGGCCTGGGCGAGCGCGGGCATGAATTCGGCACCGTTACCGGGCGCAAGCGCCGCGTGGGCTGGTTCGATGCCGTGCTGGTGCGCCAGTCCTGCGCCATTTCTGGCGTCACCGGCATCGCGCTCACCAAGATCGATGTGCTCGACGGGATGGAGAAGGTGAAGATCTGCACCGGCTACCGCCTGCGCGGCAAGGTCTACGACTACCTCCCCAGCCACGCCGCCGATCAGGCCGCGTGCGAACCGATCTATGAGGAAATGCCCGGCTGGCACGAAAGCACCGCGGGCGCGCGGAGCTATGCCGATCTCCCGGCGGCGGCGATCAAGTATATCCAGCGCATCCAGGAATTGATCGAGTGCCCGGTGGCGCTGGTTTCGACCTCGCCGGAGCGGGACGACACGATCCTGATGCGCGATCCCTTTGTGGATTGA
- a CDS encoding UvrB/UvrC motif-containing protein, whose amino-acid sequence MSTSIEDLQREMEAAVRALDFETAGKIRDRINLMRGGASAAEAAQADTSGLVRQQPGAMGLGTSRQRPVPPPDWKPPPKPDLKTSGRKRK is encoded by the coding sequence ATGAGCACATCGATCGAAGACCTTCAGCGCGAAATGGAAGCGGCGGTGCGCGCGCTTGATTTCGAGACGGCGGGGAAGATCCGTGACCGAATCAACCTGATGCGCGGCGGGGCCAGCGCGGCAGAGGCTGCGCAGGCGGATACCTCGGGTCTGGTTCGCCAGCAACCGGGCGCCATGGGGCTTGGCACCAGCCGGCAGCGGCCCGTTCCGCCGCCGGACTGGAAACCGCCGCCCAAGCCTGATCTCAAGACCTCCGGCCGGAAGCGCAAATAG
- the serA gene encoding phosphoglycerate dehydrogenase, whose translation MTRPKVLISDKMDPNAARIFEERGCDVDVITGETPEQLIARIAEYDGLAIRSSTKVTKAILDAATNLKVIGRAGIGVDNVDIPYASSKGVVVMNTPFGNSITTAEHAIALMFALARQLPEANAQTQAGQWPKSGFMGVEVTGKTLGLIGAGNIGSIVASRALGLRMKVIAYDPFLTEERAVEMGVEKVDLDTLLSRADFVTLHTPLTDETRNILSRERLENAKKGIRIINCARGGLIDEAALKDCLESGQVAGAALDVFETEPPAADHPLFGTKNFICTPHLGASTTEAQVNVALQVAEQMADYLVNGGVTNALNVPSLSAEEAPKLKPYMALAEKLGSLVGQLAHGNLTHISIEREGAAAELNGKPITAAVLSGFMRRYSDTVNMVNAPFLAKERGLDVSEIRHDRDGAFNTLVRVTVETAQGPRSVAGTLFGTESPRLVEIFGIGIEAELAGHMLYIVNDDKPGFIGRIGTLLGSHGINIGTFNLGRREAGGEAVLLLSLDEALPAAVVAEAEKLEGVKLVKALAF comes from the coding sequence ATGACCCGTCCCAAAGTTCTTATTTCCGACAAGATGGACCCCAACGCCGCGCGCATTTTCGAAGAGCGCGGCTGCGACGTCGATGTCATCACCGGCGAAACGCCCGAGCAGCTGATCGCCCGCATCGCCGAGTATGATGGCCTCGCCATCCGCTCCTCGACCAAGGTGACCAAGGCGATCCTCGATGCGGCGACCAACCTCAAGGTGATCGGTCGCGCGGGGATCGGGGTCGATAACGTCGATATCCCCTACGCCTCGTCGAAGGGCGTGGTGGTGATGAACACCCCCTTCGGCAACTCGATCACCACCGCCGAACACGCCATCGCGCTGATGTTCGCGCTCGCCCGGCAATTGCCCGAGGCGAACGCGCAGACGCAGGCAGGCCAATGGCCCAAGAGCGGGTTCATGGGCGTCGAAGTCACTGGCAAGACGCTGGGCCTGATTGGCGCGGGCAATATCGGCTCGATCGTCGCCAGCCGCGCGCTGGGCCTGCGCATGAAGGTCATCGCCTATGATCCCTTCCTGACCGAGGAACGCGCGGTCGAGATGGGCGTCGAAAAGGTCGATCTCGACACGCTCCTGTCGCGTGCCGATTTCGTCACGCTGCACACCCCGCTGACGGACGAGACCCGCAACATCCTCAGCCGCGAGCGGCTTGAGAACGCCAAGAAGGGCATCCGCATCATCAACTGCGCGCGCGGCGGACTGATCGACGAAGCCGCGCTGAAGGACTGCCTTGAAAGCGGTCAGGTTGCAGGCGCGGCGCTCGACGTGTTCGAGACCGAGCCGCCGGCTGCCGATCACCCGCTGTTCGGCACCAAGAATTTCATCTGCACTCCGCACCTCGGCGCCTCGACCACCGAAGCGCAGGTCAATGTTGCGCTGCAGGTGGCCGAGCAGATGGCCGACTATCTCGTCAACGGCGGTGTCACCAACGCGCTCAACGTTCCCTCGCTGAGCGCCGAGGAAGCCCCCAAGCTCAAGCCCTACATGGCGCTTGCCGAGAAGCTCGGCAGCCTCGTGGGCCAGCTGGCGCATGGCAACCTCACCCACATCAGCATCGAGCGTGAGGGCGCTGCGGCTGAATTGAACGGCAAGCCGATCACCGCCGCCGTGCTGTCGGGCTTCATGCGCCGCTATTCGGACACGGTGAACATGGTCAACGCGCCGTTCCTCGCCAAGGAGCGCGGGCTCGACGTGAGCGAGATCCGCCACGACCGCGACGGCGCGTTCAACACGCTGGTGCGCGTGACGGTGGAAACCGCGCAAGGCCCGCGCTCGGTCGCGGGCACGCTGTTCGGGACGGAATCGCCCCGCCTCGTGGAAATCTTCGGCATCGGGATCGAGGCGGAACTGGCCGGGCACATGCTCTACATCGTCAACGACGACAAGCCGGGCTTCATCGGCCGCATCGGGACGCTGCTGGGCAGCCATGGAATCAACATCGGCACCTTCAACCTCGGTCGCCGCGAAGCGGGCGGGGAAGCGGTGCTGTTGCTGAGTCTCGACGAGGCGCTGCCCGCAGCCGTGGTCGCCGAAGCCGAGAAGCTTGAAGGCGTGAAGCTGGTCAAGGCGCTGGCGTTCTGA